The region CACTCTTCGTCGCTTCGTTCAATCTTGTCGGCCATGGATGCTCCCTCTATCGAACTCATATCGAACTCAGTCTACTTCTAAAGCGCTTTCTCGAGCTCACGCAAGAGTTCAATATACTGCGGGTCGAGGGGCAACTCCAACGCGAGTGCGCGCCCCCTCGAGCTCATCTTTCGCAGGGTTTTGATGCCGACGTTTCGCATCTTCTCCGGGTCGAGTCTGCCGGCGAGTTCGACCAGCTGGGTTTCGAAGAACACGAGACACAGAGCGTCTTCGAGAGTCTGGGCGTCTGGGTTCTGGACCAGATTCTTGCGCAAGATGATTCGGCTGACGCTTTCGATGACAGAGGCTTCGTAGCCACACGCCTCGAGAATATGCGCGGTCTCGTCTGCGTGTTGCTGCTTGAGCGCCTGCCGCCACACCAGATATCCGCTGCGCCCTTCTGGATAGTCGTTGCGCGGAAGTGACCAGCGGCGCAGATGGTGGGCACGGGCTGCGAGTTGCAAGGCTTCACTCGGCTGCTCGTCGAGACGTGCGACCCACTCACTGGCCAGGTCGGCGTGGCCTAGTTCCTTGGGGCGAACGACACCGCGCACTTCGATCTGATGCGGATCGTCGGCGTTGACGCGATCAATCTCAGCAACCGCTCGCTCGAAGCGCATGCGATTCATGGCGTTCAGTCCTCGTACTCGACCTCACAGACCTGGGTCGTGGGCTTGGCCTGACAGGTGAGTACCCAACCCTCATTGATCTCTGCGTCGGTAAGTGCCTCGTGGGTGGCCATGAATACTTCACCCTCGCGAAGTTTGGCCATGCAGCAGCTGCAATAGCCGTCTTGACACGAGTACGGGACATCGAGTTCGGCACGCAGCGCCGCCTGCAGGATGGTTTCGCCCTCCTGATACTCGATGCTGTGGGCGGTCCCGTTCAGCAGGACCGTGATCTTGTTCGGAGCACCCGTGGCGAGGGGCTCTTCAACGCTTTCGCGCTCGCGGTCCGGGTCTACCGCCGAGATGAAGCGTTCGACGTGGATCTCTCCACCCGTGAGCGGCGCACTCTTGAGCACGCCCTCGATCGCGTCCATGAATGGGGTCGGGCCGCAGATATAAAAGTCCGAGTCGTGGCGACCTTCGATGTGTTGCTCGATCCCGCTCGCAGTCAAGAACCCACTCTCGGCATCGAGATGGTGAATCACTTGCAGACGCGTACCGAATTGTTCTTCGATGGCTTCGAGTTCGGCGCGAAAAATGATCGACTCCTCATCGCGGTTCGCGTAGAGCAACTTGACCGAGCGCTCGGTTTTGCGCAGTGCGTGCTTGAGCAGGGAAACCACCGGCGTAATGCCACTGCCCCCGCCAAACAGCATCAGGGGGCGTTGAGGGCCCGGGCGGTCGTGGAGAACGAAGGCGCCCGCGGCGGGCATCACGCGGATTCGATCCCCCGACTTCAGGTTTTCATTCATCCAGTTCGACATGCGGCCGTCGTCGACGCGCTTGACCGTAACCTTCGGTTTCTCTCCCCAACTCGCGGCGCTCGACAGGGAGTAACAGCGCTTGATCTGGAATCCCTCCCAGGGAATTTCGAAGGTGAAGAACTGACCGGATTGGTACTGGAACAGTTCCTCCAGTTTGCTCGGAATCTCGAAGATGAAGGAGTTTGCATCGGCTGTTTCTCGGATCACGTCATAGACGGTGATTTCGTGAAATTGATGGCGGGGATCGTTGCTCGCGTTTGGATTGCTCGGGGACACGTTGCCGACTCCGGTTGCTCAGCGCGCTCGCCGGGAATTGAGGCCAGGCTCCTGGGTATTGCGCGAAAATTTCGTGATCTAGAGGCCAAGCTTGGCGCGGCCGGAGCGCAGAGTAGGGCGATCTACGGCCCTCGGCCAGTGTCCGGGCAGGGGCCAGCGTGTACCCATCCGTACTTTGACCTCGACTCCCCGGCGAGGCATGATTGTGTCTCCGGAGCCCCCGTCCCCAGCGCTGCTGCTCCGAGCCGCGACGCGACCGCGCTGCGGCATTGATGGAGGACTGTGAAATGTTGGATGTCTTGATCAAGGGCGGAACGCTGATCGACGGGAGTGGAGACCCGGCTCGACCCGGTGACCTCGGCATTCTCGATGGTCGAATCGTCGGGGTCGGCGAGGTAGATCGTGAAGCGCGCAAGACAATCGACGCCTCGGGCAAAGTGGTTTCCCCCGGTTTCATCGACGTCCACACCCACTACGACGCCCAGGCCTTTTGGGATGGGACCCTGAGCCCGTCGCCTTATCACGGTGTGACCACAGTGATGGGTGGGAATTGCGGTTTCAGCATTGCACCCCTGACGCCCGAGGCCGGGGACTACCTGATGCGAATGCTGGCCCGGGTCGAGGGCATGCCCCTCGAAGCACTCCAACACGGCGTTCCCTGGGACTGGACTTCGTTTGAGGAATATCTCGCAAAGCTCGACAACAAACTCGCGGTCAACGCGGGCTTCATGGTCGGCCATTCGGCCTTGCGTCGCGTGGTGATGGGCGAGCGCGCGGTCGGGGAGAAGGCCACCCCCGACGAACTCGCGGAAATGGAGCGGCTGCTGGGGGAATCGCTTGCGGCCGGGGGAATGGGCTTCTCGTCGACCATCTCTCCGACCCACAACGACGCCGACGGCAAACCCGTTCCGTCCCGTCACGCCAGTCGCGAAGAGATGATTGCCCTGGCCCGGGTCGTACGCGATTACCCGGGGACGCTGCTCGAGTTTCTGCCCGGCATCGGTGCCTTCACCGACGAACAGAAGCAGTTGATGACGGACCTTTCCCTCGCCGCACAGCGCTCACTCAATTGGAACGTGCTCGCACCGGCGACCGGAGGGAGTGAGCTTGCCGAGGCGCAACTCTCGGCTACGGACTACGCCCGAGAGCGCGGAGCCGAAGTGCTGGCGCTCACGGTGCCCCAACCGATGACCGTGCGGATTAATCTGAAAGCGGGCTTTATTTTTGATGCGCTGTACCGCTGGGATGAGTTTTTTCGGCTGAGCATTTCCGAGCGAATCGAGATCTTGCGGGATCCGGCGAAGCGCGCGGCAATGGACGCCGACGCGCACTCCGAGGAGTCGGGAATCTTCCGCTTCTTTGCAAATTGGGCAAACATGACTGTCGACCAGGTCTTTTCAAAGGAGACCGAGCAGTACGCCGGACGCAAGATCGGGGACATCGCCAAGGAACTTGGCAAGTCCGACTTCGACACGATGATCGAAATTGCGATTGCCGACGATCTGCAGACCTACTTCATGCCGCCCTCGACGGGGGACGACGCCGAGACCTGGGCGCTGCGGGGTCGGATCTGGCAGGACGATCGCAGTGTCATCGGTGCATCGGATGCTGGTGCGCATCTCGACATGATCGACACATTCGCGTTCTCGACCCAGGTGCTCGGAAACGGAGTACGAGAGCAGGGGGTGATCGGAATCGAAGAAGCAATCCGGCAACTCACTTCGGTGCCTGCGGCGCTCTACGGTCTCATCGAGCGCGGTCGCCTCGAGCAGGGTTGGCATGCGGACGTGGTCGTTTTCGATCCCGAGACGGTCGGTGTCGGTGAAACCTATACGCGATTCGATCTTCCGGAGAATGCGGGGCGTCTGTACGCCGACGCGATCGGGATCGAGCACGTGTTTGTGAACGGTGTCGAGATCATCGAGGGCGCGAATCACACGGGCGAGTTCCCCGGAACAGTTTTGCGATCCGGTCGCGACACCGAAACTGTGGCAATTGGTCAGCGGGCCTAGCGGGCGTTAAGAAGAGAACCCCGGAAGCCAGAGCCACAGGGAAATCACCAGGCCGAGGATGAATCCGAGGCCGACGCCCCATCTGCGGTAGAACTGCATTGCGCGGTGCCGCAGAAAATCTCGCACCAGTTGCGGCTCGCGTCTTCGCATAGGCGGGAGCCGTCTTTGATTGTGGGTCTGACAATATAGACGCGGTGTGAGCAGCGGATGGATCATGCAAATGAACTCTGTTGCCTTGGTTGAGCTGTAGAGTTCTGCAAGAAATGTGTCGCGCCGTTCGGTGTCTTGGGACTGTTGGGGAAGTGAATTGGAGGCGCGGGTTTTGGGAGTGGGGTTGCGGGTTGGTTGCGGATGATGGGTGGGAGGGATTGTGGTAGTGGAGTTCCTATTGGTGGTGATTGGTGGGGGTGGGACCCGCTGTCGAATAGACCCCGTAAAGCGCCTGTAAGCAGTAGCGAAGCCTCATAGGACTCGGCACAGATGCCCCCAGAGTTGCCCCCATGGCGAGCTTGAATGGCACTGTGAGCACGCTCTTCATCGAGCCCGGAAATCCCCCTGGGAGAACGGCTATGTGGAGTCGTTCAACGGGAAGTGCCGGGACGAGCTGCTCAACGGGGAGATCTTCTAACGCTCGAGGAGGCTCGGGTCATCATCGAGCGGTGACGGAGTGGATAGTTCGGATTGCCACGCTTTCCTTTTAGTCCAGCTCTATTCGAGGGGCTCGATCCACGGTCGTGAGGCGAGGCGGGCCGGTTGCGGCGGTCAGGTCGCGCTCTTGGCGATCTGGTCGTCGATTTGTGGCAGCGGCCGAGTCATCTTTCCGTTGCCCAGGGCGAGCAAGGCCTTCGTCGAATTCTTGAAAGCGCGCATCGAGGCCGGAGAATACCGAGCGGTCATCAACCGACGTTATGCGCTCGACGAGATCGTTGCGGCCTATCGCTATGTGGAAACCAGTCAGAAGGTCGGGAACTTCGTGGTCGATGTGATATCCGGCGATCGGATTTCCGATTGCGATAGTGTCTGATGATGTCCGATCGCCGGCCGCAAGAATCGCTTTGGCGATTTGTCCGACTCGTTGGCCTGTGCGCCGTCTCGATCGCGCAGCCGCTATTCGACGTGTTGGGTGCTGGGGCAGACTTTTTCGTCGCACACGGGTCGTTGCCAGGCGAAATCCTCTTGTTCGTCGCGTTTGTCTACCTCGGACTGCCCGCGGGCCTGTTCCTCGTAACACTCGTCGTGGGCGTACTGGGGGGGGGTGCCGCCTCGCTTGCGCGCGCATGCCTCGCCGGTGTTCTGATTGGTGTCACGGTCGGCTTTGCGTCCATGCGTCTATTCGATATCAATGGCTCAGTCGTCATCGCGGTGGAGATCGCGGCGGCCGGGATTGCCACGGTCGTCTACTTTACGAATCAGATGCTTCGCGGTTTCGCGAGTGTGATCGGGGTCTTGTCCCCTGGTATTCCACTTCTATTCCTTTGCTTTTCTCCGGTGGCCACCCTCGTTTGGACGCCCCCCACTGCACTTCCGCAGCACGGGTTTCGCGCGCCTGATACATCGGTACTGATACTGGTCTTCGACGAACTACCCTTGCTTTCCCTGGTGAATGAGTCTGGGCACATCGATTCGCAACGGCTACCAAACTTTGCGGATTTTGCCGGTGATGCGATTTGGTTCCGCAATGCCACCGCCGTCTCGGATGGAACGTCCCTTGCCATTCCTGCGATTCTGACGGGGCGTCGCGCAAACCAGAAACAACTCGCGAACGCCGACTCCCATCCCGAAAATCTGTTCACTCTTTTCGCACCGACCCACGAGATTCGAGCGCGGGAATCCTCGACTTCGATCTGCCCACCCGAGTTGTGCCGTCCCCTTCGCGTTCCTTTGCTGGAGCGCGCGATCGTCCTGATCGCCGACAGCACGGTGGTCGGATTGCGCACGCTACTCCCAACCCCGCTCACTCGCAGATTGCCCCAAGTCAATGATCGTTGGTCCAACTTTCTCGAGCGCACAGGCCGCACCGAATTATCGGAGATTTTCAGAGAATTCAGCAGATCCTTCTCTGCCGCAGAGGGCGCGACGCTCGGCTATCTACACGTGAATTTCCCCCATTCGCCCTGGGACCACCTGCCGAGTGGGCAGCGCTACGGAGCGCCCGATGTCGTGCGTTACCCATTTGGTCTAAGCAATGGCGTTTGGAAGACCGAACCAGAATTTGCGCATCGCGGCTTGCAGAGACATATGTTGCAGGTGGGGTACGCGGATCGACTGTTGGGCGAATTGGTCGCGCACCTGAAACAGAAGAGTCTCTACGACGAAACCCTCCTCGTCGTGGTGTCCGATCACGGGGTGAGCTTCGAACCGGGCGAACCGTGGCGCAGCGCGACCCCACGCAATCACGTCGAATTGATGGCGATCCCGTTCTTCATCAAGGCACCCCACCAGCGCCGGGGTACGATAAGTGATCGAAACGTCGAAACCATCGACGTTCTTCCCACGATCGTAGATCTCATCGGAATGAAGCTCCCGTGGTACGTCGACGGGCAGTCGGCTCTCGACGCCTCACTCGAGGAACGGCCAGTAAAGGAGATCTTGAAATTCGGCTACGCGAAGTCCCTGTATTTCGATGCCGTGCTCAGCGACTGGCCCCGGGCCCTGACATCGAGGATGCGACGGACCTCTGCAGGTGGACAGCAGGACGGGTTCTTTGACGTTGGACCCTATGTGGAAATCGTTGGCCGGCATCTCGATCAAATGACCTCCGAGCAAATTCCGGCGAGTCTGACCGAAGTACTTCTCGATGATCCAACAGCATTCGACTCCGTCGATTTGTCGGGAGAGATTCTTCCGGTTCACATCACGGGAAGTCTTCGCTCGGAGGCTCACTTGCCGGAGGCATTGGCGTTTGTTCTCAATGGAGTCGTGCGGGCTACGTCGACTCCGTTCGTCGACCCCTCTCGGGATTCACCAGGGCAGCTGCGATTTGAGGTGCTGATTCCACAAACTGCCCTCGTCTCCGGATCGAATCGTCTCGAGATCCTGGCGATCGAAGGGGCAGCCGAGGGGCTTCGTTTTGCCGCCTTGCTGCCGGGCGAGCGTCCGAGTTACACCGTCGAAGTTACATCTGATGCCGGTGTTGCGCTGCGTCGCTCGGACGGCGCTAGCCTCTCCGTTCGAGTGGATGGCAGTCAAG is a window of Myxococcales bacterium DNA encoding:
- a CDS encoding DUF4202 domain-containing protein — translated: MNRMRFERAVAEIDRVNADDPHQIEVRGVVRPKELGHADLASEWVARLDEQPSEALQLAARAHHLRRWSLPRNDYPEGRSGYLVWRQALKQQHADETAHILEACGYEASVIESVSRIILRKNLVQNPDAQTLEDALCLVFFETQLVELAGRLDPEKMRNVGIKTLRKMSSRGRALALELPLDPQYIELLRELEKAL
- a CDS encoding ferredoxin--NADP reductase; amino-acid sequence: MSPSNPNASNDPRHQFHEITVYDVIRETADANSFIFEIPSKLEELFQYQSGQFFTFEIPWEGFQIKRCYSLSSAASWGEKPKVTVKRVDDGRMSNWMNENLKSGDRIRVMPAAGAFVLHDRPGPQRPLMLFGGGSGITPVVSLLKHALRKTERSVKLLYANRDEESIIFRAELEAIEEQFGTRLQVIHHLDAESGFLTASGIEQHIEGRHDSDFYICGPTPFMDAIEGVLKSAPLTGGEIHVERFISAVDPDRERESVEEPLATGAPNKITVLLNGTAHSIEYQEGETILQAALRAELDVPYSCQDGYCSCCMAKLREGEVFMATHEALTDAEINEGWVLTCQAKPTTQVCEVEYED
- a CDS encoding amidohydrolase family protein, translated to MLDVLIKGGTLIDGSGDPARPGDLGILDGRIVGVGEVDREARKTIDASGKVVSPGFIDVHTHYDAQAFWDGTLSPSPYHGVTTVMGGNCGFSIAPLTPEAGDYLMRMLARVEGMPLEALQHGVPWDWTSFEEYLAKLDNKLAVNAGFMVGHSALRRVVMGERAVGEKATPDELAEMERLLGESLAAGGMGFSSTISPTHNDADGKPVPSRHASREEMIALARVVRDYPGTLLEFLPGIGAFTDEQKQLMTDLSLAAQRSLNWNVLAPATGGSELAEAQLSATDYARERGAEVLALTVPQPMTVRINLKAGFIFDALYRWDEFFRLSISERIEILRDPAKRAAMDADAHSEESGIFRFFANWANMTVDQVFSKETEQYAGRKIGDIAKELGKSDFDTMIEIAIADDLQTYFMPPSTGDDAETWALRGRIWQDDRSVIGASDAGAHLDMIDTFAFSTQVLGNGVREQGVIGIEEAIRQLTSVPAALYGLIERGRLEQGWHADVVVFDPETVGVGETYTRFDLPENAGRLYADAIGIEHVFVNGVEIIEGANHTGEFPGTVLRSGRDTETVAIGQRA
- a CDS encoding zinc-binding dehydrogenase gives rise to the protein MDSSDCHAFLLVQLYSRGSIHGREARRAGCGGQVALLAIWSSICGSGRVIFPLPRASKAFVEFLKARIEAGEYRAVINRRYALDEIVAAYRYVETSQKVGNFVVDVISGDRISDCDSV
- a CDS encoding sulfatase-like hydrolase/transferase, yielding MMSDRRPQESLWRFVRLVGLCAVSIAQPLFDVLGAGADFFVAHGSLPGEILLFVAFVYLGLPAGLFLVTLVVGVLGGGAASLARACLAGVLIGVTVGFASMRLFDINGSVVIAVEIAAAGIATVVYFTNQMLRGFASVIGVLSPGIPLLFLCFSPVATLVWTPPTALPQHGFRAPDTSVLILVFDELPLLSLVNESGHIDSQRLPNFADFAGDAIWFRNATAVSDGTSLAIPAILTGRRANQKQLANADSHPENLFTLFAPTHEIRARESSTSICPPELCRPLRVPLLERAIVLIADSTVVGLRTLLPTPLTRRLPQVNDRWSNFLERTGRTELSEIFREFSRSFSAAEGATLGYLHVNFPHSPWDHLPSGQRYGAPDVVRYPFGLSNGVWKTEPEFAHRGLQRHMLQVGYADRLLGELVAHLKQKSLYDETLLVVVSDHGVSFEPGEPWRSATPRNHVELMAIPFFIKAPHQRRGTISDRNVETIDVLPTIVDLIGMKLPWYVDGQSALDASLEERPVKEILKFGYAKSLYFDAVLSDWPRALTSRMRRTSAGGQQDGFFDVGPYVEIVGRHLDQMTSEQIPASLTEVLLDDPTAFDSVDLSGEILPVHITGSLRSEAHLPEALAFVLNGVVRATSTPFVDPSRDSPGQLRFEVLIPQTALVSGSNRLEILAIEGAAEGLRFAALLPGERPSYTVEVTSDAGVALRRSDGASLSVRVDGSQGRLEVVKGAGGFVDIEGYAFVKSEGRFYVPERFIVFIDGDYVYQGAQNRMRAEFARQHRNDGVARCGFTFRLAYEGASRLAPQDVVVYALFDEAGAPYVTALE